The Bombus fervidus isolate BK054 chromosome 6, iyBomFerv1, whole genome shotgun sequence genome contains a region encoding:
- the LOC139988018 gene encoding endoplasmic reticulum aminopeptidase 1 isoform X3 — protein MSEQDVDDVAFLTDSNTGLHKRSIYEHNGIVCSQKRALCVATVVFAILFAISLIIAFAGPQNDCPCAGEKPPNLEIEDDEKSSEPLATNGEVFPWNNVRLPTFVHPTRYNITIHPNLTTLEVKGQVTIEFYVDKETNYIVFHSKNLTINEKMIQDRKGHRLKIAKLLEYPNHQQLYLELEESKFRKRGNYTVHLRFISKLTSELEGFYLSSYVTPEGEKRYLATTHFEPTYARSAFPCFDEPQFKAKFKVSIFRDRFHIALCNMPVMNTEDAGFYMGTGLLRDDFQESLEMSTYLVAFVVCDFKRVSELTKRNISVSVYAAESMLPQAKYAVTTAARTMDYFESFFGVHYPLPKQDLIAIPDFAAGAMENWGLITYRETSILYDPQETSTDAHEWVAIVIAHELAHQWFGNLVTMKWWNDLWLNEGAASFFEYKGVNHISPEWSMMDQFILDKTQPALDFDALASSHPISVPVKDSNEIEAIFDDISYSKGASILNMLEGFLCEDVLKSGLNDYLNSHAYGNADTNDLWAVFTKHTNNTFDVKAIMDTWTQQMGFPLITITRNGNTITATQKRFLISPKENDTELQETKSPFDYKWYVPLSYYTDKEPRKLHNIWMNLTDVTFEIPTDVEYIKCNVNQSGFYRVSYPEEMWSSIITTLLNNHTKFSPADRANLIDDAFTLSETGELNATVPLELSLYLLNERDYVPWTTALGYLHSWKDRLSESPGYKRYITFLKLLLTPVIKYVGWADEGSHLKKLLRIAVLQSAVSVKLDDVVKPAKTLFEDWMLKGKRIAPNIRDVIYVAGIKFGGEKEWNHCWKNYQETQVPSEKRIMLQALGATTDSWLLQRYLLRSLNRDMVRSQDVEAVIASVATNPEGQFLAWRHLKAYWPQIYVLFGNGSLTMGSLISVVISDFFTEYDYHEVSEFFKEVDVGSGRGALEQSLETIKFNIHWVKQNADVVDRWLINYLDSHTS, from the exons GTGTTTCCTTGGAATAACGTGAGGCTACCTACGTTTGTGCATCCTACTAGGTACAATATCACTATCCATCCAAATCTTACCACCTTAGAAGTAAAAG gaCAGGTCACAATCGAATTCTATGTCGATAAAGAGACCAACTATATCGTCTTCCATAGTAAAAATTTGACAATAAATGAGAAA ATGATTCAGGACCGTAAAGGCCACagattaaaaattgcaaaattactGGAATATCCGAACCATCAACAGCTGTATTTAGAACTGGAAGAGAGTAAATTTCGGAAGAGAGGGAATTACACAGTACACTTGAGGTTTATTTCGAAACTGACGAGTGAACTCGAAGGATTTTATCTTAGCAGCTATGTCACCCcagaaggagaaaaaag GTACCTCGCCACGACTCATTTCGAACCTACGTATGCACGCTCGGCATTCCCATGCTTTGACGAACCACAATTTAAGGCTAAATTTAAGGTTTCGATATTTAGGGACAGATTTCATATCGCGCTATGCAATATGCCTGTGATGAACACCGAGGATGCGGGATTTTACATGGGCACCGGACTG CTTCGCGATGATTTTCAAGAATCTCTAGAAATGTCGACGTACCTGGTAGCTTTCGTGGTTTGTGACTTCAAACGAGTCTCCGAATTGACTAAAAGGAATATTTCCGTGAGTGTTTATGCAGCAGAGTCGATGCTTCCACAGGCAAAATACGCAGTAACTACTGCTGCTCGTACAATGGATTACTTTGAATCTTTTTTCGGGGTACATTATCCATTGCCTAAACAAG ACTTAATAGCTATTCCTGACTTCGCCGCTGGTGCAATGGAAAACTGGGGCCTAATCACGTACCGAGAAACATCAATACTCTATGATCCACAAGAGACATCAACCGATGCTCACGAGTGGGTCGCTATAGTTATAGCTCATGAATTAGCTCATCAATGGTTTGGTAATCTCGTCACTATGAAATGGTGGAACGATTTATGGTTAAACGAAGGAGCGGCCAGTTTCTTCGAATACAAAGGAGTGAATCATATCTCACCTGAGTGGAGCATGATGGATCAGTTTATTTTAGACAAAACTCAACCAGCGCTTGATTTCGATGCTTTGGCAAGCAGCCATCCCATAAGCGTGCCGGTTAAAGATTCAAATGAAATCGAAGCTATATtcgatgatatcagttataGTAAGGGCGCCTCCATACTCAACATGCTTGAAGGGTTTTTGTGCGAGGATGTTCTGAAAAGTGGTTTGAACGACTATCTGAATTCGCACGCGTATGGAAATGCGGACACGAACGATCTCTGGGCGGTCTTTACAAAACATACAAATAATACTTTTGACGTAAAA GCTATTATGGATACATGGACCCAACAAATGGGTTTTCCTCTGATTACGATCACACGTAATGGGAATACCATCACAGCAACTCAGAAGAGATTTCTAATTTCGCCAAAAGAAAACGATACAGAACTGCAAGAAACAAAATCGCCCTTTGACTACAAGTGGTATGTCCCGTTGAGCTACTACACAGACAAAGAACCGCGCAAGCTTCACAACATATGGATGAATTTAACCGATG TAACGTTCGAAATACCTACCGACGTGGAATACATAAAATGCAATGTGAATCAAAGTGGATTTTACCGTGTATCTTACCCAGAAGAGATGTGGTCATCAATCATCACTACATTATTGAATAATCACACTAAGTTCAGTCCAGCGGACCGTGCTAATCTTATTGATGATGCGTTTACGCTTTCCGAAACAGGCGAGTTGAACGCTACCGTACCTCTTGAATTGTCTCTTTATCTTTTAAATGAGAGAGATTATGTGCCATGGACTACTGCGCTCGGATATTTACATTCTTGGAAAGATAGATTAAGCGAAAGTCCCggatataaaagatatatcacATTCTTGAAGCTTTTATTAACTCCAGTTATTAAATACGTCGGTTGGGCAGACGAGGGATCACATttgaaaaa GTTATTAAGAATTGCAGTGCTTCAATCAGCTGTATCAGTAAAATTGGACGATGTTGTAAAACCAGCAAAAACCCTTTTCGAAGACTGGATGTTAAAAGGCAAACGAATTGCCCCAAATATACGAGACGTCATATATGTTGCAG GAATCAAATTTGGTGGTGAGAAAGAGTGGAATCATTGTTGGAAAAATTATCAAGAAACTCAGGTACCAAGCGAGAAACGAATAATGTTGCAAGCGTTAGGAGCGACGACAGATTCTTGGTTGCTACAACGTTACCTTTTACGATCGTTAAATCGAGATATGGTGAGATCACAAGACGTTGAAGCTGTTATAGCCTCTGTCGCTACCAATCCCGAGGGTCAATTCCTTGCATGGCGTCATCTCAAAGCTTACTGGCCTCagatatatgttttattcgGAAACGGATCGCTGACCATGGGTAGTCTTATATCTGTTGTAATTTCTGACTTTTTCACAGAATACGACTACCACGAg GTTTCGGAATTCTTTAAGGAAGTGGATGTCGGAAGTGGTCGGGGAGCATTAGAACAAAGCCTAGAAACAATCAAGTTCAATATACATTGGGTAAAACAGAATGCAGATGTCGTTGATAGATGGCTCATAAATTATTTGGACAGTCACACAAGTTAA
- the LOC139988018 gene encoding endoplasmic reticulum aminopeptidase 1 isoform X2 produces the protein MSEQDVDDVAFLTGDSNTGLHKRSIYEHNGIVCSQKRALCVATVVFAILFAISLIIAFAGPQNDCPCAGEKPPNLEIEDDEKSSEPLATNGEVFPWNNVRLPTFVHPTRYNITIHPNLTTLEVKGQVTIEFYVDKETNYIVFHSKNLTINEKMIQDRKGHRLKIAKLLEYPNHQQLYLELEESKFRKRGNYTVHLRFISKLTSELEGFYLSSYVTPEGEKRYLATTHFEPTYARSAFPCFDEPQFKAKFKVSIFRDRFHIALCNMPVMNTEDAGFYMGTGLLRDDFQESLEMSTYLVAFVVCDFKRVSELTKRNISVSVYAAESMLPQAKYAVTTAARTMDYFESFFGVHYPLPKQDLIAIPDFAAGAMENWGLITYRETSILYDPQETSTDAHEWVAIVIAHELAHQWFGNLVTMKWWNDLWLNEGAASFFEYKGVNHISPEWSMMDQFILDKTQPALDFDALASSHPISVPVKDSNEIEAIFDDISYSKGASILNMLEGFLCEDVLKSGLNDYLNSHAYGNADTNDLWAVFTKHTNNTFDVKAIMDTWTQQMGFPLITITRNGNTITATQKRFLISPKENDTELQETKSPFDYKWYVPLSYYTDKEPRKLHNIWMNLTDVTFEIPTDVEYIKCNVNQSGFYRVSYPEEMWSSIITTLLNNHTKFSPADRANLIDDAFTLSETGELNATVPLELSLYLLNERDYVPWTTALGYLHSWKDRLSESPGYKRYITFLKLLLTPVIKYVGWADEGSHLKKLLRIAVLQSAVSVKLDDVVKPAKTLFEDWMLKGKRIAPNIRDVIYVAGIKFGGEKEWNHCWKNYQETQVPSEKRIMLQALGATTDSWLLQRYLLRSLNRDMVRSQDVEAVIASVATNPEGQFLAWRHLKAYWPQIYVLFGNGSLTMGSLISVVISDFFTEYDYHEVSEFFKEVDVGSGRGALEQSLETIKFNIHWVKQNADVVDRWLINYLDSHTS, from the exons GTGTTTCCTTGGAATAACGTGAGGCTACCTACGTTTGTGCATCCTACTAGGTACAATATCACTATCCATCCAAATCTTACCACCTTAGAAGTAAAAG gaCAGGTCACAATCGAATTCTATGTCGATAAAGAGACCAACTATATCGTCTTCCATAGTAAAAATTTGACAATAAATGAGAAA ATGATTCAGGACCGTAAAGGCCACagattaaaaattgcaaaattactGGAATATCCGAACCATCAACAGCTGTATTTAGAACTGGAAGAGAGTAAATTTCGGAAGAGAGGGAATTACACAGTACACTTGAGGTTTATTTCGAAACTGACGAGTGAACTCGAAGGATTTTATCTTAGCAGCTATGTCACCCcagaaggagaaaaaag GTACCTCGCCACGACTCATTTCGAACCTACGTATGCACGCTCGGCATTCCCATGCTTTGACGAACCACAATTTAAGGCTAAATTTAAGGTTTCGATATTTAGGGACAGATTTCATATCGCGCTATGCAATATGCCTGTGATGAACACCGAGGATGCGGGATTTTACATGGGCACCGGACTG CTTCGCGATGATTTTCAAGAATCTCTAGAAATGTCGACGTACCTGGTAGCTTTCGTGGTTTGTGACTTCAAACGAGTCTCCGAATTGACTAAAAGGAATATTTCCGTGAGTGTTTATGCAGCAGAGTCGATGCTTCCACAGGCAAAATACGCAGTAACTACTGCTGCTCGTACAATGGATTACTTTGAATCTTTTTTCGGGGTACATTATCCATTGCCTAAACAAG ACTTAATAGCTATTCCTGACTTCGCCGCTGGTGCAATGGAAAACTGGGGCCTAATCACGTACCGAGAAACATCAATACTCTATGATCCACAAGAGACATCAACCGATGCTCACGAGTGGGTCGCTATAGTTATAGCTCATGAATTAGCTCATCAATGGTTTGGTAATCTCGTCACTATGAAATGGTGGAACGATTTATGGTTAAACGAAGGAGCGGCCAGTTTCTTCGAATACAAAGGAGTGAATCATATCTCACCTGAGTGGAGCATGATGGATCAGTTTATTTTAGACAAAACTCAACCAGCGCTTGATTTCGATGCTTTGGCAAGCAGCCATCCCATAAGCGTGCCGGTTAAAGATTCAAATGAAATCGAAGCTATATtcgatgatatcagttataGTAAGGGCGCCTCCATACTCAACATGCTTGAAGGGTTTTTGTGCGAGGATGTTCTGAAAAGTGGTTTGAACGACTATCTGAATTCGCACGCGTATGGAAATGCGGACACGAACGATCTCTGGGCGGTCTTTACAAAACATACAAATAATACTTTTGACGTAAAA GCTATTATGGATACATGGACCCAACAAATGGGTTTTCCTCTGATTACGATCACACGTAATGGGAATACCATCACAGCAACTCAGAAGAGATTTCTAATTTCGCCAAAAGAAAACGATACAGAACTGCAAGAAACAAAATCGCCCTTTGACTACAAGTGGTATGTCCCGTTGAGCTACTACACAGACAAAGAACCGCGCAAGCTTCACAACATATGGATGAATTTAACCGATG TAACGTTCGAAATACCTACCGACGTGGAATACATAAAATGCAATGTGAATCAAAGTGGATTTTACCGTGTATCTTACCCAGAAGAGATGTGGTCATCAATCATCACTACATTATTGAATAATCACACTAAGTTCAGTCCAGCGGACCGTGCTAATCTTATTGATGATGCGTTTACGCTTTCCGAAACAGGCGAGTTGAACGCTACCGTACCTCTTGAATTGTCTCTTTATCTTTTAAATGAGAGAGATTATGTGCCATGGACTACTGCGCTCGGATATTTACATTCTTGGAAAGATAGATTAAGCGAAAGTCCCggatataaaagatatatcacATTCTTGAAGCTTTTATTAACTCCAGTTATTAAATACGTCGGTTGGGCAGACGAGGGATCACATttgaaaaa GTTATTAAGAATTGCAGTGCTTCAATCAGCTGTATCAGTAAAATTGGACGATGTTGTAAAACCAGCAAAAACCCTTTTCGAAGACTGGATGTTAAAAGGCAAACGAATTGCCCCAAATATACGAGACGTCATATATGTTGCAG GAATCAAATTTGGTGGTGAGAAAGAGTGGAATCATTGTTGGAAAAATTATCAAGAAACTCAGGTACCAAGCGAGAAACGAATAATGTTGCAAGCGTTAGGAGCGACGACAGATTCTTGGTTGCTACAACGTTACCTTTTACGATCGTTAAATCGAGATATGGTGAGATCACAAGACGTTGAAGCTGTTATAGCCTCTGTCGCTACCAATCCCGAGGGTCAATTCCTTGCATGGCGTCATCTCAAAGCTTACTGGCCTCagatatatgttttattcgGAAACGGATCGCTGACCATGGGTAGTCTTATATCTGTTGTAATTTCTGACTTTTTCACAGAATACGACTACCACGAg GTTTCGGAATTCTTTAAGGAAGTGGATGTCGGAAGTGGTCGGGGAGCATTAGAACAAAGCCTAGAAACAATCAAGTTCAATATACATTGGGTAAAACAGAATGCAGATGTCGTTGATAGATGGCTCATAAATTATTTGGACAGTCACACAAGTTAA